The Rhodoferax sediminis genome has a segment encoding these proteins:
- a CDS encoding error-prone DNA polymerase, translating to MDASLPDYAELHCLSNFSFQRGASHAQELVARAHELGYAALALTDECSVAGAVRAHVEAKKRGLKLLLGSEFLLDGFRLVALARNLRGWGNLCEFITAARRHPLQEVAKGEYRVSRASSDFALLQDCEIILAPLRESFDAIDFEALCQRVFWARGLFGAATWLAAELLLRLDDDLWLDTLQRVSAATGVPLVAAGDVHMHVRSRKPLQDVITAVRLGKPVAECGFALQPNAERHLRQRVRLGGLYPPQLLANTLVVAGRCSFSLDEIKYNYPLETVPSSLTPAQALAQLTFEGAAQRYPQGVPSSVRQQLARELALIADCQYEMFFLTVHDIVRFARSVGILCQGRGSAANSAVCYSLGITAVDPTRSHLLFERFISKERKEPPDIDVDFEHERREEVIQYIYAKYGRDRAAIAAVVTTYRTRSAIRDVGKALGLPPALVDAFAKEHYWFDDELAVQRLRELAQQAGQEIGARPAQLWLELTEQLKGFPRHLSQHVGGFVLTQDKLTRLVPVENAAMPDRSIIQWDKDDLEDMGLMKVDVLALGMLTALRRCLDFVSQRRGQPFSMQDIEPEDAATYDMICAADTVGVFQIESRAQMSMLPRLRPRVFYDLVVEVAIVRPGPIQGGMVHPYLKARERIRQGLDIHYEKSDLKEALARTLGVPIFQEQVMQIAMIAADFTPGEADRLRRSMAAWKRHGGVHKFEDRLINGMLAKGYRREFAEAIFKQILGFGEYGFPESHAFSFALLAYDSSWLKRHEPACFLAALLNSQPMGFYPPSQLIQDAQRHGVVVLTPDVTRSDWDCTLEGTREKPTVRLGLRLVGSLSEAGAGRLVQARSQAPFASTEDLALRARLDRPDLDALAAADALISLSGHRRQQVWDAAAQQRAPALLQGAPVHEEALALPAAPEGEEIVFDYAAMGLTLRRHPLALLRPRLARMQLLTAHELQDLPSGQQVAACGLVTVRQQPQTAKGTIFVTLEDETGPVNVIVWKHVRERQRDELLHSRLLAVQGTWQRDVDSGGAVRHLVAERLTDLTPLLGRLGQQASRSRDFH from the coding sequence ATGGATGCTTCCTTACCCGATTACGCCGAGCTGCATTGCCTGTCGAATTTCAGCTTCCAGCGCGGCGCCTCGCATGCCCAGGAATTGGTGGCGCGCGCCCATGAACTCGGCTATGCGGCATTGGCCCTCACCGATGAATGCTCGGTGGCGGGCGCGGTGCGGGCCCATGTCGAGGCGAAAAAGCGCGGGCTCAAACTGCTGCTGGGCAGCGAGTTCCTGCTCGACGGCTTTCGGCTGGTGGCACTCGCGCGCAACCTCCGGGGCTGGGGCAATCTGTGCGAGTTCATTACCGCGGCGCGGCGCCATCCCCTGCAGGAAGTGGCCAAAGGCGAGTACCGCGTGAGCCGCGCCAGCAGCGATTTCGCACTCTTACAGGACTGCGAAATCATCCTGGCGCCGCTGCGTGAGTCGTTCGACGCTATCGATTTTGAAGCGCTCTGCCAGCGTGTGTTCTGGGCTCGGGGGCTATTTGGCGCAGCAACCTGGCTGGCGGCCGAATTGCTGCTGAGGTTGGACGACGATCTGTGGCTGGACACACTGCAACGCGTGAGCGCCGCCACCGGCGTGCCCCTGGTGGCCGCCGGCGACGTGCACATGCACGTGCGCTCGCGCAAGCCGCTGCAGGATGTGATCACGGCGGTGCGCTTGGGAAAGCCGGTGGCCGAGTGCGGCTTTGCCTTGCAGCCCAACGCCGAGCGGCATCTGCGCCAGCGCGTGCGCCTCGGCGGCCTTTATCCGCCGCAGTTGCTGGCCAACACGCTGGTGGTGGCCGGGCGCTGCAGCTTCAGTCTTGATGAAATCAAATACAACTACCCGCTGGAGACCGTGCCCTCCAGCCTGACGCCGGCGCAGGCGCTGGCGCAACTGACCTTCGAGGGCGCGGCGCAGCGTTACCCGCAAGGCGTGCCAAGCAGCGTGCGCCAGCAGCTCGCGCGCGAACTGGCCCTGATCGCCGATTGCCAGTACGAGATGTTTTTTCTGACGGTGCACGACATCGTGCGTTTCGCGCGCAGCGTGGGCATCCTGTGCCAGGGCCGCGGCTCGGCCGCGAATTCGGCGGTCTGCTATTCCCTGGGCATCACGGCGGTGGACCCGACGCGCTCGCACTTGCTGTTCGAGCGCTTCATCTCCAAAGAGCGCAAGGAGCCGCCCGACATCGACGTGGACTTCGAGCACGAGCGGCGCGAGGAGGTCATCCAGTACATCTATGCAAAATACGGCCGCGATCGTGCCGCCATTGCGGCGGTCGTCACTACCTACCGCACGCGCAGCGCGATTCGCGATGTGGGCAAGGCGCTGGGCCTGCCGCCTGCGCTGGTCGACGCCTTCGCCAAGGAGCACTACTGGTTCGACGACGAGCTGGCCGTGCAGCGCCTGCGCGAACTGGCGCAGCAGGCCGGACAGGAAATCGGCGCGCGGCCTGCGCAGCTGTGGCTGGAGCTGACCGAACAGCTCAAGGGCTTCCCGCGCCACCTGAGCCAGCACGTGGGCGGCTTCGTGCTCACGCAGGACAAGCTGACAAGGCTGGTGCCGGTGGAAAACGCCGCCATGCCTGATCGCTCGATCATCCAGTGGGACAAGGACGACCTCGAAGACATGGGGCTCATGAAGGTCGACGTGCTGGCGCTCGGCATGCTGACCGCGCTGCGGCGCTGCCTGGACTTCGTGAGCCAGCGGCGCGGCCAGCCGTTCTCGATGCAGGACATCGAGCCGGAAGATGCCGCCACCTACGACATGATCTGCGCCGCCGACACCGTGGGCGTGTTCCAGATCGAGAGCCGCGCGCAAATGTCGATGCTGCCGCGCCTGCGGCCCCGCGTGTTCTACGACCTGGTGGTCGAGGTGGCCATCGTGCGCCCCGGGCCGATCCAGGGCGGCATGGTGCACCCTTACCTCAAGGCCCGAGAGCGCATCCGCCAGGGCCTGGACATCCATTACGAGAAGTCCGACCTCAAGGAGGCCCTGGCGCGCACGCTGGGTGTGCCGATCTTTCAGGAGCAGGTCATGCAGATCGCGATGATCGCGGCCGACTTCACGCCCGGCGAGGCGGACCGCCTGCGCCGCTCCATGGCGGCCTGGAAGCGCCATGGCGGCGTGCACAAGTTCGAGGACCGGCTGATCAACGGCATGCTGGCCAAGGGCTATCGGCGGGAGTTTGCCGAAGCCATTTTCAAGCAGATCCTCGGCTTCGGCGAGTATGGCTTTCCCGAAAGCCACGCCTTCAGCTTTGCGCTGCTGGCCTATGACAGCAGCTGGCTCAAACGCCATGAACCGGCCTGCTTCCTCGCCGCGCTGCTGAATTCGCAGCCTATGGGTTTTTATCCGCCTTCGCAGCTGATCCAGGATGCGCAGCGCCACGGTGTCGTCGTGCTTACGCCAGATGTGACGCGCAGCGATTGGGATTGCACGCTTGAAGGTACTCGTGAAAAGCCTACGGTGCGCCTGGGCCTGCGACTGGTCGGCAGCCTGAGCGAGGCCGGGGCAGGGCGGTTGGTGCAGGCGCGCTCGCAGGCGCCATTCGCGAGCACCGAAGACCTGGCCCTGCGCGCCCGGCTCGACCGGCCGGATCTCGACGCGCTGGCCGCGGCCGATGCGCTGATCTCTCTCTCGGGCCATCGGCGCCAGCAGGTCTGGGACGCTGCCGCGCAGCAGCGCGCACCCGCGCTGCTACAGGGTGCGCCGGTCCATGAAGAGGCGCTGGCGCTGCCCGCCGCGCCTGAAGGTGAGGAGATCGTGTTCGACTACGCCGCCATGGGCCTGACCTTGCGCCGCCATCCGCTGGCGCTGTTGCGGCCGCGGCTGGCGCGCATGCAGTTGCTGACGGCGCACGAGCTGCAGGATCTGCCCAGCGGCCAACAGGTGGCGGCCTGTGGCCTGGTCACCGTGCGCCAGCAGCCGCAAACCGCCAAGGGCACGATCTTCGTCACGCTCGAGGATGAAACTGGCCCGGTCAACGTGATCGTGTGGAAGCATGTGCGCGAGCGCCAGCGCGACGAACTGCTGCACTCACGCCTGCTCGCGGTGCAGGGCACCTGGCAGCGCGACGTGGACAGCGGCGGCGCGGTGCGCCATCTGGTGGCCGAGCGCCTGACGGACCTCACGCCGTTGCTGGGCAGGCTCGGCCAGCAGGCCAGCCGCAGCCGGGATTTTCATTGA
- a CDS encoding carbohydrate kinase, with protein MLGLLPLPPRAVMAPLNPNESCVMFLVCGEALMDVFAVDGTAAGMTLDAHVGGSPFNTAVGLARLAQPVAFFSAVSRDFLGERLVHALAAEGVDTSTVQRIDAPTTLGLVGVDARGVPSYSFYGQGCADRLLAIDALASLPQGLRAIHLGSFATVVDPTASTLRALVEREHGRTLIAYDPNIRLNVEPDLARWKDMLQWMLTRTDLLKISEEDLQLLLPGVAPEEFTRQALDRGVKLAVVTRGGEGVVACTPNASATVPTIPVEVIDTVGAGDTFQAALLTWMAEHDALSVPALAALSSADLELALGFAARAAAITCSRRGADMPRRSELD; from the coding sequence ATGCTTGGCCTGTTGCCACTGCCGCCGCGCGCTGTGATGGCTCCCCTCAACCCGAATGAAAGCTGTGTCATGTTCCTTGTCTGCGGTGAAGCATTGATGGACGTGTTCGCGGTCGATGGCACCGCCGCAGGCATGACCCTGGACGCCCATGTGGGGGGATCGCCATTCAATACGGCGGTCGGGTTGGCGCGGCTCGCGCAGCCCGTGGCGTTTTTTTCGGCTGTATCCCGTGACTTCCTCGGTGAGCGATTGGTGCACGCGCTCGCGGCCGAGGGGGTCGATACCTCGACCGTACAGCGCATTGATGCGCCGACCACGCTCGGGCTCGTTGGCGTGGATGCCAGGGGCGTGCCTTCCTATTCCTTCTACGGCCAGGGCTGTGCCGACCGCCTGCTCGCGATCGACGCGCTGGCTTCGTTGCCCCAAGGCCTGCGCGCGATCCATCTCGGCTCTTTTGCCACGGTCGTGGATCCGACTGCTTCGACCCTGCGCGCCCTGGTCGAGCGGGAACATGGGCGCACGCTGATCGCCTATGACCCCAATATCCGCCTCAACGTGGAGCCCGACCTGGCACGCTGGAAAGACATGCTGCAATGGATGCTCACGCGCACCGACCTGCTCAAGATCAGCGAGGAAGACCTGCAGTTGCTTCTGCCCGGTGTTGCCCCTGAGGAATTCACCCGTCAGGCCTTGGACCGCGGCGTGAAGCTGGCCGTCGTGACGCGCGGCGGCGAAGGGGTCGTGGCCTGCACGCCGAACGCATCCGCCACTGTGCCGACGATTCCGGTCGAGGTGATCGATACGGTGGGTGCCGGCGATACCTTTCAGGCGGCGCTGTTGACCTGGATGGCCGAGCACGATGCGTTGTCGGTGCCAGCGCTCGCGGCGCTGTCCAGTGCCGACCTGGAATTGGCACTCGGCTTCGCCGCGCGCGCCGCGGCGATCACCTGTTCACGCCGCGGGGCCGACATGCCGCGACGCAGCGAGCTGGACTGA
- a CDS encoding sugar ABC transporter substrate-binding protein: MKLKHTTVFAALLAGAGLAFAADAPVIGLITKTDTNPYFVTMKKGAEAQAAKLGAKLLTAAGRIDGDNAGQVTAIENMVAAGAKTILITPSDAKAIVPSIQKAQAQGVMFIALDSPTDPVSAANALFATNNYTAGELIGQYAKAAMAGKPVKIAMLDLFPGNPVGAQRHNGFMKGFGMAAADAKSNELSTNPAIVCSADSYGDQAKGQTGMENCLQKDPGINLVYTINEPAAAGAYQALKAAGKEKGVLIVSIDGGCKGVENVKAGVIAATSQQYPLKMAAMGVEAGVTYAKTGKKVQGYTDTGVTLITDKPLAGVSSRDTKYGSDMCWGNK; this comes from the coding sequence ATGAAACTCAAGCACACCACTGTCTTTGCCGCCCTGCTTGCAGGCGCCGGCCTTGCCTTCGCCGCTGACGCGCCCGTCATCGGCCTGATCACGAAGACCGATACCAATCCCTACTTCGTGACGATGAAAAAGGGCGCAGAGGCACAAGCCGCCAAGCTGGGCGCCAAACTGCTCACGGCGGCCGGGCGGATCGACGGCGACAACGCGGGCCAGGTCACCGCAATCGAGAACATGGTCGCCGCCGGCGCCAAGACCATCCTGATCACGCCGAGCGACGCGAAGGCCATCGTGCCGTCGATCCAGAAAGCGCAGGCGCAAGGCGTCATGTTCATTGCGCTGGACAGCCCGACCGACCCGGTGAGCGCGGCCAATGCACTGTTCGCGACCAACAACTACACGGCCGGCGAACTCATCGGCCAATACGCCAAGGCGGCAATGGCAGGCAAGCCCGTGAAGATCGCCATGCTCGACCTGTTCCCCGGCAACCCGGTCGGTGCGCAGCGGCACAACGGCTTCATGAAGGGTTTCGGGATGGCGGCGGCCGACGCCAAGAGCAACGAGCTGTCGACCAATCCCGCGATCGTCTGCTCGGCTGACAGCTACGGCGACCAGGCCAAGGGCCAGACGGGGATGGAAAACTGCCTGCAAAAGGATCCCGGCATCAACCTCGTCTACACCATCAACGAACCGGCAGCAGCGGGTGCCTACCAGGCACTGAAGGCAGCCGGCAAGGAAAAAGGTGTGCTGATCGTCTCGATCGACGGTGGCTGCAAGGGTGTCGAAAACGTCAAGGCGGGCGTGATTGCCGCCACCTCGCAGCAGTACCCCCTGAAGATGGCGGCCATGGGCGTCGAAGCGGGCGTGACGTATGCCAAGACCGGCAAAAAGGTCCAGGGCTACACCGACACCGGCGTCACTCTGATCACCGACAAGCCGCTCGCGGGCGTATCCAGCAGGGACACCAAGTACGGTTCGGACATGTGCTGGGGTAACAAGTAA
- a CDS encoding ABC transporter permease — MTKTSRLPPVATLGPLIALLLAVIFFATQSGRFLSVQNFSLILQQVMVVGLIAIGQTLIILTAGIDLACGAVMALGGIVMTKLAVNSGMNAYLAIVCGLLVTMAFGLVNGLLVTRIKLPPFIVTLGTLNIAYAITQLYSGAQTITGLPPAMTFFGNTFRLGHAEVNYGAVLMLVLYLFMWWGLRETQPGRHVYAVGNNPEATRLTGIATDRVLLGVYVTAGLFYGIASLVSVARTGVGDPNAGQSENLDAITAVVLGGTSLFGGRGMIVGSLLGAVIVGVFRNGLTLMGVASVYQVLITGILVILAVTTDQLSRKGAR; from the coding sequence ATGACCAAGACTTCCAGGCTACCGCCCGTTGCCACGCTCGGCCCGCTGATCGCGTTGCTGCTCGCGGTGATCTTCTTTGCCACGCAGAGCGGCCGATTCCTGTCGGTGCAGAACTTCTCGCTGATCCTGCAGCAGGTCATGGTGGTGGGACTGATTGCCATCGGCCAGACGCTGATCATCCTGACCGCGGGCATTGATCTGGCGTGCGGCGCCGTGATGGCGCTGGGCGGCATCGTGATGACCAAGCTGGCGGTGAACAGCGGCATGAACGCCTACCTGGCCATTGTTTGCGGGCTGCTCGTCACCATGGCCTTCGGGTTGGTGAACGGCCTGCTGGTCACACGCATCAAGCTGCCACCGTTCATCGTCACACTGGGCACCTTGAACATCGCTTACGCCATTACCCAGCTTTATTCGGGCGCGCAAACCATCACCGGTCTGCCGCCAGCAATGACCTTCTTCGGCAATACGTTCCGGCTCGGCCACGCGGAGGTGAACTACGGCGCCGTGCTGATGCTCGTGCTGTACCTCTTCATGTGGTGGGGTCTGCGCGAAACCCAGCCTGGACGCCATGTGTACGCGGTGGGCAACAATCCTGAAGCCACCCGCCTGACTGGCATCGCGACCGATCGCGTGCTGCTCGGCGTGTATGTCACTGCCGGCCTGTTCTACGGCATTGCCTCGCTCGTGTCGGTGGCGCGTACCGGCGTGGGCGACCCGAACGCCGGGCAATCCGAGAATCTGGATGCCATCACCGCGGTCGTGCTGGGCGGCACCAGCCTGTTTGGCGGTCGCGGCATGATCGTGGGCAGCCTGCTCGGGGCAGTGATCGTGGGTGTGTTTCGCAATGGCCTGACCCTGATGGGTGTGGCCTCGGTGTACCAGGTCCTGATCACCGGCATCCTCGTCATTTTGGCGGTCACCACCGATCAACTCTCGCGCAAAGGAGCACGCTGA
- a CDS encoding ATP-binding cassette domain-containing protein, with protein MNTPNEKPALVMEARGLVKRYGQVTALDGSDFELRAGEIMAVIGDNGAGKSSLIKALSGATVPDEGEIWLDGKIIHFKSPIDARREGIETVYQDLAVAPAMTISENLFMGREIIKTGWLAQLLRVIDKRQMLEQSVARMNELKVGIRSMTQAVETLSGGQRQCVAVARSAAFARHVVILDEPTAALGVKEGNMVLELIRRVRDKGLPVILISHNMPHVFEIADRIHVARLGKRAALLDPKKISMSDTVAVMTGAMSPQDIPPECLAH; from the coding sequence ATGAACACACCCAATGAAAAGCCGGCGCTCGTCATGGAGGCGCGCGGACTGGTCAAACGCTACGGCCAGGTCACCGCGCTCGATGGCAGTGACTTCGAGCTGCGTGCCGGCGAGATCATGGCCGTGATCGGCGACAACGGCGCCGGCAAGTCCTCGCTGATCAAGGCGCTGTCGGGTGCCACGGTTCCCGATGAGGGCGAGATCTGGCTGGACGGCAAGATCATCCACTTCAAGTCGCCCATCGACGCGCGCCGCGAGGGCATCGAGACGGTCTACCAGGACCTCGCGGTGGCGCCCGCGATGACGATTTCCGAGAACCTGTTCATGGGTCGCGAGATCATCAAGACCGGCTGGCTCGCGCAACTGCTGCGCGTGATCGACAAGCGGCAGATGCTGGAGCAGAGCGTGGCGCGTATGAACGAGCTGAAGGTGGGCATCCGCTCCATGACCCAGGCGGTGGAAACACTTTCGGGCGGGCAGCGCCAGTGCGTTGCGGTGGCGCGCAGTGCCGCGTTCGCGCGGCATGTCGTAATTCTCGACGAGCCGACCGCCGCGCTCGGCGTGAAGGAAGGCAACATGGTGCTCGAGCTGATCCGGCGCGTGCGCGACAAGGGCTTGCCGGTGATCCTGATCAGCCACAACATGCCGCATGTCTTCGAGATTGCCGACCGCATCCATGTGGCCCGACTGGGCAAGCGCGCCGCCCTGCTGGACCCGAAAAAGATCAGTATGAGCGATACCGTGGCGGTCATGACCGGGGCCATGAGTCCGCAGGACATCCCGCCCGAATGCCTGGCACATTGA
- a CDS encoding RbsD/FucU domain-containing protein: protein MLKGIDPLPSPEMLRVLCEMGYGDEQCKALARFDFHDCVAGACACACAIVQTGERKAWSNFMFKKGVIAGELRP, encoded by the coding sequence ATGCTCAAGGGAATCGATCCGCTGCCTTCGCCTGAGATGCTCAGGGTGTTGTGCGAGATGGGGTACGGCGACGAACAGTGCAAGGCGCTGGCACGCTTTGACTTCCACGATTGCGTTGCCGGCGCCTGCGCCTGCGCCTGCGCCATTGTGCAGACGGGTGAACGGAAGGCGTGGTCGAATTTCATGTTCAAGAAGGGCGTGATCGCCGGGGAGCTTCGCCCGTGA
- a CDS encoding ROK family transcriptional regulator, with translation MEARLRPRGSNQGGMRQFNERVVLQAIRLHGTCPKAEIARLTGLTAQTVQLIIGRLEADDLVHRLAPVRGKVGQPSVPMALNPDGAFSIGVKIGRRSADMLLVDFTGQVRERLALSYLFPDPLKLFGDIDAGLRQLRKSLKPALRKRLHGIGVAAPLSLGGWKVLLGITPELAQEWNDIDMRERIASLGAAQGLPVEFVKDTAAACVAELVAGRGRSMRSFLYLFVDTFIGGGLVLDSHLFGGLNGNAGAVGSLPMGLSTSTGVPPEQLLNVGSLWSLEALYTKAGVDADAWVDARALDAPWLASTHAWLERGCPAIALAINSAACLLDLGGVIIDGSFGRELLAALVSGVERALDLYNWEGAARPRVLAGTIGSDARAMGGALLPLYANFAPDRDLFLKVDP, from the coding sequence ATGGAGGCCCGGTTGCGCCCGCGGGGTTCCAACCAGGGTGGCATGCGGCAGTTCAACGAGCGGGTGGTGCTGCAGGCCATCAGGCTGCACGGGACTTGTCCGAAGGCCGAAATTGCGCGCCTAACGGGTTTGACGGCACAAACCGTGCAGCTCATCATTGGCCGCCTGGAGGCCGATGACCTGGTGCACAGGTTGGCGCCCGTGCGCGGCAAGGTCGGCCAGCCTTCGGTACCCATGGCGCTCAACCCCGATGGGGCGTTCTCCATCGGTGTGAAGATCGGTCGGCGCAGCGCGGACATGTTGCTGGTGGACTTCACGGGCCAGGTTCGCGAGCGCCTGGCCCTGAGCTATCTGTTCCCCGATCCCCTCAAGCTTTTCGGCGACATCGACGCCGGGCTGCGGCAACTGCGCAAGTCGCTTAAACCCGCGCTACGCAAACGCCTGCATGGCATCGGCGTTGCTGCCCCGCTGTCGCTCGGCGGCTGGAAGGTCCTTCTTGGCATCACACCCGAACTCGCGCAAGAGTGGAACGACATCGACATGCGCGAGCGCATCGCATCCCTGGGCGCTGCGCAGGGTCTGCCGGTCGAGTTCGTCAAGGACACGGCCGCCGCCTGCGTGGCTGAACTGGTGGCGGGCCGCGGCCGCAGCATGCGCAGCTTCCTGTACTTGTTCGTCGACACCTTCATTGGCGGTGGCCTGGTGCTTGACAGCCATCTGTTCGGGGGCCTGAACGGCAACGCCGGTGCGGTGGGTTCGCTGCCGATGGGGCTGAGCACCAGCACCGGCGTGCCGCCCGAACAACTGCTCAACGTCGGCTCGCTGTGGAGTCTGGAGGCCTTGTACACCAAGGCTGGCGTCGACGCGGATGCCTGGGTCGATGCGCGCGCGCTGGACGCGCCCTGGCTGGCAAGCACACACGCCTGGCTGGAGCGGGGCTGCCCCGCCATTGCACTGGCCATCAACAGCGCCGCCTGTCTGCTCGATCTGGGTGGCGTGATCATCGACGGCTCCTTCGGCCGCGAATTGCTGGCGGCGCTGGTGTCCGGGGTCGAGCGTGCGCTCGATCTTTACAACTGGGAGGGTGCGGCACGGCCCAGGGTGCTGGCCGGCACCATTGGCAGTGACGCGCGCGCCATGGGTGGCGCGCTGCTGCCTCTGTATGCGAATTTCGCGCCGGATCGGGACTTGTTCCTGAAGGTCGACCCGTGA
- the zwf gene encoding glucose-6-phosphate dehydrogenase gives MSFDLVLFGGTGDLAWRKLMPALFQAFRHGKLPQGGRILAAAREDFSAATYRSWLHERFLDVEGAKQPGDEEFARFAGLVHYLRVDLSQPGDYVQIRQWLDAPRDDGPADTVVLYLATSPHLFPQICEQLGKVALNGPNVRVVLEKPLGHDLESAQEINRAVRSVFSETQAFRIDHYLGKSAVQNLMALRFGNALFEPLWRRESIANIQITLAEQLGVGTRGDFYDRTGALRDMIQNHALQLLTMIAMEPPSRNDADAIRDEKLKVLHALKPFTEDSVLHDVIRGQYRGGTVDGRPVPGYRDETKVPPHSHTETFVALRTEVQNWRWSGVPFYLRTGKRLAAPEAQIVVNFRPAPHRIFPGVNVPNKLVIKLQPEDGLELHLLAAKGSGPSEALSPVCLDLDFDKAFAENRVGGYERLLLEAIAGRLNLFVRSDEQEQAWHWIEPVLRAWERDDDVSGGPRPYVAGTWGPAAASALVARDGFAWPEEQ, from the coding sequence ATGTCATTTGATCTTGTCCTTTTTGGCGGCACCGGCGATCTGGCGTGGCGCAAGCTGATGCCAGCCCTGTTCCAGGCCTTTCGTCACGGCAAGCTGCCGCAGGGCGGGCGTATCCTCGCCGCCGCACGCGAGGACTTTTCCGCCGCCACCTATCGCAGCTGGCTGCACGAGCGCTTTCTCGACGTCGAGGGCGCCAAGCAACCCGGCGACGAAGAGTTTGCCCGCTTTGCCGGGTTGGTGCATTATCTGAGAGTCGACCTGTCGCAGCCCGGGGACTATGTGCAGATCCGGCAATGGCTGGACGCGCCGCGTGACGACGGCCCGGCGGACACCGTGGTGCTCTACCTCGCCACCAGTCCGCACCTGTTCCCGCAAATCTGCGAACAACTCGGCAAGGTCGCACTGAACGGACCAAACGTGCGCGTGGTGCTCGAGAAGCCGCTGGGTCACGATCTGGAGAGCGCGCAGGAAATCAACCGCGCGGTGCGTTCGGTTTTCAGCGAAACGCAGGCCTTTCGCATCGACCACTACCTTGGCAAGTCCGCGGTGCAGAACCTGATGGCGCTGCGCTTCGGCAATGCGCTGTTCGAGCCCCTGTGGCGGCGCGAGAGCATCGCCAACATCCAGATCACGCTGGCCGAGCAGCTTGGTGTGGGCACGCGCGGCGACTTCTATGATCGTACCGGTGCGCTGCGCGACATGATCCAGAACCATGCTTTGCAGTTGTTGACGATGATCGCGATGGAGCCGCCTTCGCGCAACGATGCCGATGCGATTCGCGACGAGAAGCTCAAGGTTCTGCACGCGCTCAAGCCGTTCACCGAAGACAGCGTGCTGCATGACGTGATACGCGGTCAGTACCGCGGCGGCACAGTCGACGGCCGGCCCGTACCAGGCTATCGGGACGAGACCAAAGTGCCGCCGCACAGTCACACCGAGACTTTTGTCGCACTGCGAACCGAAGTCCAGAACTGGCGCTGGTCGGGTGTGCCGTTCTATTTGCGCACCGGCAAGCGCCTGGCCGCGCCCGAGGCGCAGATTGTGGTGAATTTCCGTCCTGCGCCGCACCGTATCTTCCCGGGGGTGAATGTGCCGAACAAACTGGTCATCAAGCTGCAGCCGGAGGACGGCCTGGAACTGCACTTGCTGGCAGCCAAGGGGTCAGGCCCATCGGAGGCGTTGTCACCGGTGTGCCTTGATCTCGACTTCGACAAAGCCTTCGCCGAGAACCGGGTGGGCGGCTATGAGCGGCTACTGCTCGAGGCGATTGCCGGTCGCTTGAACCTGTTCGTGCGCAGCGACGAGCAGGAACAGGCATGGCACTGGATCGAACCGGTCTTGCGGGCCTGGGAG